Proteins encoded within one genomic window of Pararhizobium capsulatum DSM 1112:
- a CDS encoding LOG family protein, which produces MARMKKRNLRRKDGVWDPLVDSQQTKHRAASVPPTPQSMSPSYRLAYVDDDFLSREELRPVRLQLELLKTEMMLAERGITSTVVMFGGARIPEPGGDAWAAKNDIQRKNLTAASVYYEEARKFARLCSEHSAQSDYKEFVVVTGGGPGVMEAGNRGASEVGAPSIGLNIVLPHEQAPNRYVTPDLSFNFHYFAIRKMHFLVRAKAVTVFPGGFGTLDELFETVTLMQTGRMALVPLILFGEKFWRSIINFDALAEFGTIAPDDVNLVQFVETADEAWKIISDFYEKVDPASVPMASGAR; this is translated from the coding sequence ATGGCAAGAATGAAGAAGCGCAATCTGCGTCGCAAGGACGGGGTCTGGGATCCGCTTGTCGATAGCCAGCAGACCAAACACCGGGCGGCGAGCGTGCCACCGACGCCGCAATCGATGTCGCCATCCTATCGGCTCGCCTATGTCGACGACGATTTCCTGAGCCGCGAGGAACTGAGACCGGTGCGACTGCAGCTGGAGCTTCTGAAGACGGAAATGATGCTCGCCGAACGCGGCATCACCTCGACTGTTGTCATGTTTGGCGGAGCGCGCATCCCGGAGCCGGGCGGCGATGCCTGGGCGGCGAAGAACGACATCCAGCGCAAGAACCTGACGGCGGCCTCGGTTTATTACGAGGAAGCCCGCAAATTCGCCCGCTTGTGTTCGGAGCATTCCGCCCAGTCCGACTACAAGGAGTTCGTGGTCGTCACCGGCGGCGGGCCGGGCGTGATGGAGGCAGGTAATCGCGGTGCAAGCGAAGTCGGTGCCCCGTCGATCGGTCTCAACATCGTGCTGCCGCACGAGCAGGCGCCAAACCGCTATGTCACGCCAGACTTGAGTTTCAATTTTCACTATTTCGCGATCCGAAAGATGCATTTTCTCGTGCGCGCTAAAGCGGTTACGGTGTTTCCGGGCGGTTTTGGTACCTTGGACGAGCTCTTTGAGACCGTGACGCTGATGCAGACGGGCCGCATGGCGCTGGTGCCGCTGATCCTGTTTGGGGAGAAGTTCTGGCGCTCGATCATCAATTTCGATGCGCTTGCCGAGTTCGGTACGATCGCGCCGGATGACGTCAATCTTGTGCAGTTTGTCGAAACGGCCGACGAGGCCTGGAAGATCATCTCGGATTTCTACGAGAAGGTCGATCCGGCATCGGTGCCGATGGCCTCCGGCGCCCGGTGA
- a CDS encoding pyrimidine 5'-nucleotidase: MKQLDRLPTKADFAHVTDWVFDLDNTLYPHHVNLFSQIDRNMTAYVSALLTLDPVAAKSLQKQYYRDHGTTLQGLMIHHGIDPNDFLEKAHSIDYSVVPADPALGEAIKALPGRKFIFTNGSVRHAEMTAQALGILENFDNIFDIVAADYVPKPAGDTYHKFMKLHRVDTQRATMFEDLPRNLLVPRALGMKTVLLVPRNMEYEFAETWERSSEEDDQIDYVTEDLTGFLQRLIG, encoded by the coding sequence ATGAAACAGCTCGACCGCCTGCCGACCAAAGCCGATTTCGCCCACGTCACCGACTGGGTGTTCGATCTCGACAACACGCTCTATCCGCATCACGTCAATCTGTTTTCCCAGATCGACCGCAACATGACGGCGTATGTCTCGGCGCTGCTGACGCTGGATCCGGTCGCTGCCAAGTCGCTGCAGAAGCAATATTACCGCGATCACGGCACCACCCTGCAGGGCCTGATGATCCATCACGGTATCGATCCCAATGACTTTCTGGAGAAGGCCCATTCCATCGACTATTCCGTCGTGCCGGCCGATCCCGCATTGGGCGAAGCGATCAAGGCCCTGCCGGGTCGCAAGTTCATCTTTACCAATGGCAGCGTACGCCATGCGGAAATGACCGCGCAGGCGCTCGGCATCCTCGAAAATTTCGACAACATCTTCGATATCGTCGCGGCTGACTATGTTCCGAAGCCGGCGGGCGACACTTACCACAAGTTCATGAAGCTGCACCGCGTGGATACACAACGCGCCACCATGTTCGAGGATCTGCCGCGCAACCTGCTAGTGCCGCGGGCGCTTGGCATGAAAACGGTGCTTCTCGTGCCGCGCAACATGGAATACGAATTTGCCGAAACCTGGGAAAGAAGCTCCGAAGAGGATGACCAGATCGATTACGTGACAGAAGATCTGACCGGATTCCTTCAGCGGCTGATTGGTTAG
- a CDS encoding ribokinase, whose amino-acid sequence MITVFGSINMDLIATTPRLPKPGETVAGTSFSTAAGGKGANQALAATRAGAKVRMAGAVGSDAFAADALVLMKEAGTDLSATRTVDEATGTAHILVGGDGENVIVVVAGANGKVSDEDGRAAVAAMSANDTLVLQLEVPPSAIETALIAARQAGIRSLINIAPLTADAARLGRMADIVIANETEFELLAEKSGLSADERIEEMRRLQGETGQTIIVTLGAEGVVALRDGTLYRADGLKIEPVDTVGAGDTFCGYLAAGLDAGLAFETALRRAAVAGSLACLKPGAQPAIPLAKDVDARV is encoded by the coding sequence ATGATCACTGTGTTCGGTTCCATCAACATGGACCTGATTGCCACCACCCCGCGCCTGCCGAAACCCGGCGAGACCGTGGCCGGCACCAGCTTTTCTACTGCGGCCGGTGGCAAGGGTGCCAATCAGGCTCTCGCTGCCACGCGTGCCGGCGCCAAGGTGCGCATGGCCGGCGCCGTCGGCTCAGACGCTTTCGCGGCAGATGCGCTGGTGCTGATGAAGGAAGCCGGAACCGACCTTTCGGCGACCAGGACCGTGGATGAGGCCACCGGCACCGCCCATATTCTCGTCGGCGGAGATGGTGAAAACGTCATCGTCGTCGTGGCCGGCGCCAACGGCAAGGTCAGCGACGAAGATGGCCGTGCCGCCGTCGCAGCGATGTCCGCCAACGACACGCTGGTCCTGCAGCTCGAAGTCCCCCCATCCGCGATCGAGACGGCACTCATCGCTGCCCGTCAAGCCGGTATCCGGTCCCTGATCAACATCGCGCCTCTGACGGCTGATGCGGCGCGTCTCGGACGAATGGCCGATATCGTTATTGCCAACGAAACCGAATTCGAACTGCTTGCGGAAAAGAGCGGCCTGTCTGCTGACGAACGCATTGAGGAAATGCGAAGGCTGCAGGGTGAAACCGGGCAGACCATTATCGTCACGCTCGGTGCCGAGGGTGTCGTCGCCCTCAGGGATGGCACGCTTTACCGTGCCGATGGCCTGAAAATCGAACCGGTGGATACCGTGGGTGCAGGCGACACCTTCTGCGGTTATCTGGCAGCCGGTCTTGATGCCGGTCTGGCGTTCGAGACGGCCCTGCGCCGCGCAGCTGTTGCCGGGTCTCTTGCCTGTCTGAAGCCCGGCGCCCAACCGGCGATCCCCCTTGCCAAGGACGTGGATGCCCGCGTCTGA
- the def gene encoding peptide deformylase gives MTIKPLIILPDPVLRELSKPVETVNDDIRRLADDMLDTMYDAPGIGLAAIQIGVPRRILVIDVSKDGEEKQPLVFINPEIVRSAEERSVYEEGCLSIPDYYAEVERPAEITVNFLDRDGKAHTVEADGLLATCLQHEIDHLNGLLFIDYISKLKREMVIRKFTKAAKVRGAKAI, from the coding sequence ATGACCATTAAGCCGCTCATTATTCTTCCCGATCCGGTTCTTCGCGAGCTTTCCAAGCCCGTCGAAACCGTCAATGATGACATTCGCCGCCTGGCAGATGACATGCTGGACACGATGTATGATGCGCCGGGCATCGGCCTTGCCGCCATTCAGATCGGCGTTCCCAGACGCATACTGGTGATCGATGTTTCCAAGGATGGTGAAGAGAAGCAGCCATTGGTGTTCATCAATCCCGAGATTGTCCGCTCAGCCGAGGAGCGCTCGGTCTACGAAGAGGGCTGCCTGTCGATCCCGGACTACTACGCGGAAGTCGAGCGCCCGGCGGAAATCACGGTCAATTTTCTCGATCGCGATGGAAAGGCCCACACCGTCGAAGCCGACGGCCTGCTTGCCACCTGCCTGCAGCATGAGATCGATCATCTGAACGGCCTGCTGTTCATCGATTATATCTCCAAGCTGAAACGTGAGATGGTGATCCGCAAGTTCACCAAGGCAGCCAAGGTCCGCGGCGCCAAGGCGATCTGA
- a CDS encoding DNA recombination protein RmuC has translation MNSIFSTDNPVFILGTYPIGPDLLLAAGAILLAGLVLSIVFSARRERRRAREADERMATLVAAQTEMQGRIAAMTEVFGTRQSELNQSINQRIDGMTHRLGVSITEQTKATHENLRRLQERLAVIDTAQNNIQSLAKDMAGLQHILSNKQTRGAFGQSRMETIIADGLPMGAYTFQPTLSNSSRPDCTIRMPNGQPVLVVDAKFPLESWNAIRNAGSDTEAARQAGLQFRRDMEVHVRDIAGKYLIAGETQETAFLFVPSESIFAEIHEHFEAIVQKAHRARIVIVSPSLLLLSIQVIQSILRDARMREQAHLIQGEVIRLMEDLGRLDERIRKLHGHFTSAQKDVDDILVSSDKLKRRGARIEALELDSKPASSAPESRTAENRFGQLKLKVVDED, from the coding sequence ATGAATTCGATCTTCAGCACCGACAATCCAGTTTTCATCCTCGGCACCTATCCGATCGGGCCTGATCTCCTGCTTGCCGCGGGGGCGATCCTGCTGGCAGGGCTCGTCCTCAGCATCGTTTTCAGCGCGCGCCGCGAACGGCGGCGGGCGCGCGAAGCGGACGAGCGAATGGCGACACTCGTCGCGGCACAAACGGAAATGCAAGGCCGGATCGCGGCGATGACCGAGGTTTTCGGCACCCGGCAATCCGAACTCAACCAATCGATCAACCAGCGCATCGATGGCATGACCCATCGTCTCGGCGTGTCGATCACCGAGCAGACGAAGGCGACCCACGAAAATCTGCGCCGGCTGCAGGAGCGACTGGCCGTGATCGACACGGCGCAGAACAATATCCAGTCGCTGGCCAAGGACATGGCCGGGCTGCAGCATATCCTCTCCAACAAGCAGACGCGCGGCGCCTTTGGCCAGTCTCGCATGGAGACCATCATCGCCGACGGCCTGCCAATGGGCGCCTATACCTTCCAGCCGACGCTTTCGAACAGTTCGCGACCGGATTGCACCATCCGCATGCCGAACGGTCAGCCCGTGCTTGTGGTCGATGCCAAGTTTCCGCTGGAAAGCTGGAATGCCATCCGCAACGCCGGGAGCGACACTGAGGCGGCGCGGCAGGCCGGCCTGCAGTTTCGCCGAGACATGGAGGTGCATGTCCGCGATATCGCCGGCAAGTATCTGATCGCAGGAGAAACGCAGGAAACGGCCTTTCTCTTCGTGCCTTCCGAATCGATCTTTGCCGAAATCCACGAGCATTTCGAGGCCATCGTGCAGAAGGCGCACCGCGCCCGCATCGTCATCGTTTCGCCCTCGCTTCTGCTGCTGTCGATCCAGGTGATCCAGTCGATCCTGCGCGATGCCCGGATGCGTGAGCAGGCCCATCTGATCCAGGGTGAAGTCATCAGGCTGATGGAGGATCTCGGTCGCCTGGACGAACGCATTCGCAAGTTGCATGGTCACTTCACCTCGGCGCAGAAGGACGTGGACGACATTCTTGTCTCCTCCGACAAGTTGAAGCGCCGCGGCGCCCGTATCGAAGCCCTGGAACTCGACAGCAAACCTGCGTCCTCCGCCCCCGAGTCGCGAACGGCGGAAAATCGTTTCGGCCAGTTGAAGCTGAAGGTGGTTGACGAGGACTGA
- the fmt gene encoding methionyl-tRNA formyltransferase, with translation MSLRIVFMGTPEFSVPTLSVLAQAGHRIVSVYTQPPRPGGRRGLDLQKSPVHQAAELLGIPVRTPLNFKNEADREEFRALDADVAVVVAYGLLLPEAILNGTRLGCYNGHASLLPRWRGAAPIQRAIMAGDHETGMMVMKIDVGLDTGPVAMTKAVAIGPEMTAGELHDKLMLAGASLMRDAMDKLEAGDLPLTPQPDEGALYAAKISKAETRIDFSRPAQEVHNHIRGLSPFPGAWFEADIGGKAERIKVLSSVVETAGGVAGTVLFDDLTIACGEGSVRLTRLQKAGGKVLGAEEFRRGTPIAAGTRLA, from the coding sequence GTGTCGCTTCGTATCGTCTTCATGGGAACACCTGAATTTTCAGTGCCGACGCTTTCGGTGCTGGCCCAAGCCGGCCACAGGATTGTTTCGGTCTACACCCAGCCGCCGCGGCCGGGTGGCCGTCGTGGTCTCGATCTTCAGAAGTCACCGGTGCATCAGGCCGCTGAACTGCTCGGCATTCCGGTGCGAACGCCACTCAATTTCAAGAATGAAGCTGATCGCGAGGAGTTTCGCGCTCTTGACGCCGATGTTGCCGTCGTCGTCGCCTATGGTCTTCTGCTGCCCGAAGCGATCCTGAACGGAACACGGCTCGGTTGCTACAACGGCCACGCCTCGCTTTTGCCGCGCTGGCGCGGTGCAGCGCCGATCCAGCGGGCGATCATGGCGGGCGATCATGAGACCGGCATGATGGTCATGAAGATAGATGTCGGCCTCGATACCGGACCGGTCGCGATGACCAAGGCAGTGGCTATCGGGCCGGAGATGACGGCCGGTGAACTTCACGACAAGCTGATGCTGGCCGGGGCGAGCCTGATGCGTGACGCGATGGACAAGCTGGAAGCCGGCGATCTGCCGCTGACGCCGCAGCCGGACGAAGGTGCGCTGTATGCGGCCAAGATATCGAAGGCGGAGACCCGCATCGATTTTTCCAGGCCGGCTCAGGAGGTGCACAACCATATTCGCGGGCTTTCCCCCTTTCCCGGCGCATGGTTCGAGGCCGATATCGGCGGCAAGGCAGAGCGGATCAAGGTGCTGTCCTCGGTTGTCGAGACGGCAGGTGGCGTGGCGGGAACCGTGCTTTTCGACGACCTGACGATTGCCTGCGGCGAGGGATCGGTCAGGCTCACCCGGCTGCAGAAGGCGGGTGGCAAGGTGCTTGGGGCGGAAGAGTTCCGGCGTGGTACGCCGATCGCTGCCGGCACAAGGCTTGCCTGA
- the dapD gene encoding 2,3,4,5-tetrahydropyridine-2,6-dicarboxylate N-succinyltransferase → MTTQDLTALSQTIETAFDNRDTISTSTRGEVRDAVETALNLLDAGKVRVAERGGDGNWTVHQWLKKAVLLSFRLNDMAIVEGGPGGSTWWDKVPSKFDGWGESRFREAGFRAVPNAVVRRSAYIAPNAILMPSFVNLGAYVGEGTMVDTWATVGSCAQIGKHVHLSGGVGIGGVLEPLQAGPTIIEDNCFIGARSEVVEGCIVREGSVLGMGVFIGKSTKIVDRATGEITYGEVPPYSVVVAGSLASGNTMGNGQPAPNLYCAVIVKRVDEKTRSKTGINELLRD, encoded by the coding sequence ATGACAACCCAGGACCTGACCGCCCTTTCGCAGACCATTGAGACCGCGTTCGACAATCGCGACACGATCAGCACGTCCACCAGGGGCGAAGTCCGCGACGCCGTGGAAACTGCGCTCAATCTGCTCGATGCCGGCAAGGTTCGCGTTGCAGAGCGCGGCGGTGACGGCAACTGGACGGTTCATCAGTGGCTGAAGAAGGCCGTGTTGCTCTCCTTCCGCCTGAACGACATGGCAATCGTCGAAGGCGGTCCCGGCGGCTCGACATGGTGGGACAAGGTTCCTTCGAAGTTCGATGGCTGGGGCGAGAGCCGTTTTCGCGAGGCCGGTTTCCGCGCCGTGCCGAATGCCGTCGTGCGCCGCTCGGCCTACATCGCCCCGAACGCGATCCTGATGCCGTCCTTCGTCAATCTCGGCGCCTATGTCGGCGAAGGCACGATGGTCGATACCTGGGCAACCGTCGGCTCCTGCGCCCAGATCGGCAAGCACGTCCACCTCTCGGGCGGTGTCGGTATCGGCGGCGTCCTGGAGCCGCTGCAGGCCGGCCCGACGATCATCGAGGACAATTGCTTCATCGGCGCCCGCTCGGAAGTGGTCGAAGGCTGCATCGTGCGTGAAGGTTCCGTGCTCGGCATGGGCGTGTTCATCGGCAAGTCGACCAAGATCGTCGACCGCGCCACTGGCGAGATCACCTATGGCGAAGTGCCGCCCTACTCCGTTGTAGTCGCGGGCTCGCTTGCTTCCGGCAACACCATGGGCAATGGCCAGCCGGCCCCGAACCTCTACTGCGCCGTCATCGTCAAGCGCGTCGACGAAAAGACCCGCTCGAAGACCGGCATCAACGAACTTCTCCGGGATTAG
- a CDS encoding EF-hand domain-containing protein: protein MTTKLFLLSVVAATIAVTSAVTPSFAARQKLTPDQRAEWMIKRLDTNKDGKVSLDEVKARTEIAFKSFNTDGNGQVSHDEMKAKRQAFREARKEWRKAGKSEEARAEFREKMKDIRPAMLPGMRPKAFKRIDADNDGSLSLAEVTEQAGKMFKRRDTNDDGFIDASDFTKKI from the coding sequence ATGACAACCAAGTTATTCCTTCTCAGCGTCGTTGCCGCGACGATCGCGGTAACCAGCGCAGTCACGCCTAGCTTTGCGGCACGTCAGAAGCTGACGCCCGATCAGCGGGCGGAATGGATGATCAAGCGGCTCGACACCAACAAGGACGGCAAGGTCTCGCTCGACGAAGTGAAGGCCCGCACCGAAATCGCCTTCAAGTCGTTCAACACCGATGGCAACGGCCAGGTTTCGCACGACGAGATGAAGGCGAAGCGCCAGGCCTTCCGCGAAGCGCGCAAGGAATGGCGAAAAGCCGGAAAATCTGAAGAAGCCCGTGCCGAATTCCGCGAAAAGATGAAGGATATCCGCCCGGCCATGCTGCCCGGCATGCGCCCGAAGGCCTTCAAGCGCATCGACGCCGATAACGACGGTTCGCTGAGCCTTGCGGAAGTCACCGAACAGGCCGGCAAGATGTTCAAGCGCCGCGACACCAATGACGACGGCTTCATCGACGCTTCGGATTTCACCAAGAAGATTTGA
- the dapE gene encoding succinyl-diaminopimelate desuccinylase, with protein sequence MSSTDPIANLATLIRCPSVTPAEGGALSALDAMLAPLGFKIDRVMAKDENTPDIENLYARLGNDGPHLLFAGHTDVVPVGNEADWSRPPFAADIADGEMYGRGAVDMKGGIACFVAAVARHIEKNGAPKGSISFLITGDEEGPAINGTTKLLEWAADKGERWDACLVGEPTNPDQLGDMIKIGRRGSLSGKITVHGVQGHAAYPHLADNPVRGVLALTSALMHPPFDAGTDNFQPSNLEVTTIDVANSAVNVIPARATASFNIRFNDTWSVESLQSEILARLDRAAQESPLRAGREPVKYDIVWSERPSHVFLTHNEALISSLSDAVEAVVGRRPKLSTTGGTSDARFIKDHCPVVEFGPVGQTMHMVDERVSVSDLETLTQIYETFIDRWFGNAAA encoded by the coding sequence ATGTCCTCCACTGACCCTATCGCCAATCTCGCCACGCTCATCCGCTGCCCGTCCGTTACGCCTGCGGAAGGCGGCGCGCTTTCTGCGCTGGATGCTATGCTCGCTCCGCTCGGTTTCAAGATCGATCGGGTGATGGCGAAGGATGAGAACACCCCGGATATTGAAAACCTCTACGCGCGTCTCGGCAATGATGGTCCTCATCTTCTGTTTGCCGGTCATACCGATGTCGTGCCGGTTGGCAACGAGGCTGACTGGTCACGTCCGCCCTTTGCCGCAGATATCGCCGACGGCGAAATGTATGGCCGCGGCGCGGTCGATATGAAGGGTGGGATCGCCTGCTTTGTTGCTGCCGTCGCGCGCCACATCGAAAAGAACGGTGCACCGAAGGGTTCCATCTCCTTCCTGATTACCGGCGACGAGGAAGGGCCGGCGATCAACGGCACGACAAAGCTGCTGGAATGGGCCGCTGACAAGGGCGAGCGCTGGGATGCCTGCCTTGTGGGCGAGCCGACCAACCCGGATCAACTGGGCGACATGATCAAGATCGGTCGCCGCGGCTCTCTCTCGGGCAAGATCACCGTTCATGGCGTACAGGGGCATGCCGCCTATCCGCATCTGGCCGACAATCCGGTGCGCGGCGTGCTGGCCCTCACCAGCGCTCTGATGCACCCGCCCTTCGATGCCGGCACCGACAATTTCCAGCCGTCCAATCTCGAAGTCACGACGATCGACGTCGCCAATAGCGCGGTCAACGTCATTCCCGCCCGTGCGACGGCAAGCTTCAACATCCGCTTCAACGACACGTGGAGCGTGGAAAGCCTGCAGTCTGAAATCCTGGCACGGCTCGACCGCGCCGCACAGGAAAGCCCGCTGCGCGCCGGCCGGGAGCCGGTAAAATACGATATCGTCTGGAGCGAACGGCCGAGCCATGTGTTTCTCACCCACAACGAGGCGCTGATTTCATCGCTGTCAGATGCCGTTGAGGCCGTCGTCGGGCGCCGGCCAAAACTCTCCACCACCGGCGGCACCTCCGACGCCCGCTTCATCAAGGATCATTGCCCGGTCGTCGAGTTCGGGCCTGTCGGTCAAACCATGCATATGGTGGATGAGCGCGTCTCCGTCTCCGATCTGGAAACGCTGACACAGATCTACGAAACCTTTATCGACCGCTGGTTTGGCAATGCCGCAGCTTGA
- the truA gene encoding tRNA pseudouridine(38-40) synthase TruA, with protein MPRFRLLIEYDGSAYVGWQRQDNGPSIQGAIEKAILGLTGETVSIRGAGRTDSGVHARGQVANVDLQRGWKGETLRNALNAHLGQNGEQVSILDAAEVSPEFDARFSALRRHYLYRIICRRAPLALEARRAWWVVKPLDHEAMHEAAQMLVGKHDFTTFRSAHCQANSPVRTIDRLDVTRDGEIIEIRATAQSFLHNQIRSFAGTLKLAGEGKWTPEDVRTALEAKDRKACGPVAPPDGLYFMQVDY; from the coding sequence ATGCCCCGTTTTCGTCTGCTCATCGAATATGACGGTTCGGCCTATGTCGGCTGGCAGCGGCAGGACAACGGTCCGTCGATACAGGGCGCCATTGAAAAGGCGATCCTCGGCCTGACCGGTGAGACCGTATCCATCCGTGGCGCCGGGCGCACCGATTCAGGCGTCCACGCCCGTGGACAGGTCGCAAATGTGGATTTGCAGCGCGGCTGGAAGGGCGAGACGCTGCGCAACGCGCTCAATGCCCATCTCGGCCAGAATGGCGAACAGGTGTCGATCCTCGACGCGGCGGAAGTATCACCCGAATTCGACGCGCGCTTCTCTGCTTTACGGCGGCATTATCTCTACCGGATCATCTGCCGACGCGCGCCATTGGCGCTTGAGGCCCGGCGTGCCTGGTGGGTGGTGAAGCCGCTTGATCACGAGGCAATGCACGAAGCCGCCCAGATGCTGGTCGGAAAGCATGACTTCACGACATTCCGGTCGGCCCATTGCCAGGCCAACAGTCCGGTGCGCACAATCGATCGGCTGGATGTTACGCGCGACGGCGAGATCATCGAGATCAGGGCGACCGCGCAAAGCTTCCTTCACAACCAGATCCGCTCTTTTGCCGGCACCTTGAAACTGGCCGGGGAGGGCAAGTGGACGCCTGAGGATGTGCGTACGGCTCTTGAAGCGAAAGACCGCAAGGCCTGCGGCCCGGTGGCGCCGCCGGACGGGCTCTATTTCATGCAGGTGGATTACTAA
- a CDS encoding DUF805 domain-containing protein: protein MAAAASEKSMQWLFFSPSGRISRQPYILGWLFWLVILSFAMARILANENNQGALMIWLVLSVIVGVAATASTFLITIKRLHDIGQSGMLALFIFLPVVSPLMFLALCFWPGQAEANEYGARTNEPSGTL from the coding sequence ATGGCAGCCGCGGCATCGGAAAAGTCCATGCAGTGGCTGTTTTTCAGCCCCTCCGGCCGGATCAGCCGCCAACCCTATATTCTGGGCTGGCTGTTCTGGCTGGTGATCCTCAGCTTTGCCATGGCGCGGATCCTGGCGAATGAAAACAACCAGGGCGCATTGATGATCTGGTTGGTGCTGAGCGTTATCGTCGGCGTTGCCGCCACGGCATCCACCTTCCTGATCACCATCAAGCGGCTGCACGATATCGGGCAGTCGGGCATGCTGGCGCTTTTTATCTTCCTGCCGGTGGTCAGCCCGTTGATGTTCCTTGCACTCTGTTTCTGGCCGGGACAGGCGGAGGCAAACGAATATGGCGCCCGCACGAACGAACCTTCCGGAACGCTCTGA
- a CDS encoding DMT family transporter: MEPWIIITIAAAFLQNLRSALQKHLQTSLGTTGASFVRFGYGFPLAILYVLGLHFLARYSLPDLNGTFWFWALVGGLSQIFATMMLVYLFSLRNFAVGTAYSKTEPVQAAIFGLILLGERLTPGAIAAIIVGVIGVMMISMARLPLSWRNLFIAMTGRTALIGIASGAVFGISAVAYRSAALSLGGPNPVMQAAVTLACVTSFQTAFMLVWMLIKDKREIGQVLRSWRSSSLVGIAGVTGSACWFTAMALQQVAYVRALGQIELVFTFMASIFLFRERISRMEAAGCLLIVTGILLLLMWK, encoded by the coding sequence ATGGAACCCTGGATCATCATCACCATCGCAGCCGCCTTCCTCCAGAACCTGCGGTCGGCGCTGCAAAAACACCTGCAGACGTCGCTCGGCACCACGGGGGCGAGTTTCGTTCGCTTCGGCTACGGTTTTCCGCTGGCGATCCTCTATGTGCTCGGCCTGCATTTTCTTGCCCGCTACAGTCTGCCTGACCTCAACGGCACCTTCTGGTTCTGGGCTCTTGTCGGCGGGTTGTCGCAGATCTTCGCGACGATGATGCTGGTCTATCTGTTTTCGTTGCGCAATTTTGCCGTCGGCACCGCTTACTCCAAGACAGAGCCGGTACAGGCGGCGATCTTCGGACTGATCCTGCTCGGCGAACGGCTGACGCCCGGCGCGATCGCCGCAATCATCGTCGGGGTCATCGGGGTGATGATGATCTCGATGGCGCGGCTGCCGCTCTCCTGGCGCAATCTCTTTATTGCCATGACCGGACGGACTGCGCTGATCGGCATCGCCTCCGGTGCGGTCTTTGGTATCTCCGCGGTCGCTTACCGTTCAGCGGCACTGTCGCTCGGTGGGCCCAACCCGGTCATGCAGGCAGCCGTGACGCTTGCCTGCGTCACCAGTTTCCAGACGGCCTTCATGCTGGTGTGGATGCTGATCAAGGACAAAAGGGAAATCGGCCAGGTGCTTCGGTCCTGGCGTTCGTCCTCGCTCGTCGGCATTGCCGGCGTCACCGGCTCGGCCTGCTGGTTCACGGCCATGGCGCTTCAGCAGGTGGCCTATGTGCGGGCACTGGGCCAGATCGAACTCGTCTTCACCTTCATGGCGTCGATCTTTCTGTTCCGCGAGCGCATCAGCCGGATGGAGGCAGCGGGCTGCCTTCTGATCGTCACCGGCATTCTGTTGCTGCTCATGTGGAAATAA